From the Desulfarculaceae bacterium genome, one window contains:
- a CDS encoding OmpH family outer membrane protein → MWQPKPNKFLIFLALLLCALWVAPVAASAQGKIGVVNLDQAINNCKQGKRAQAELRRKAAKLETELKQLNDDVAKLRKDLENTAMLLKPEAKLAKERDFERKARRLQDRRRDAQQEMREAQRDAFAPILRRMNEVIKQIGATRGYSLITESRSALYYPQSADITGELIAAYDKKHP, encoded by the coding sequence ATGTGGCAACCTAAACCCAACAAGTTTCTGATCTTCCTGGCCCTGCTGCTTTGCGCCCTCTGGGTGGCGCCGGTGGCCGCCTCGGCCCAGGGCAAGATCGGGGTCGTCAACCTGGACCAGGCCATCAACAACTGCAAGCAGGGCAAGCGGGCCCAGGCCGAGCTCAGGCGCAAGGCCGCCAAGCTGGAGACCGAGCTCAAGCAGCTCAACGACGACGTGGCCAAGCTGCGCAAGGACCTGGAAAACACCGCCATGCTGCTCAAGCCCGAGGCCAAGCTGGCCAAGGAGCGCGATTTCGAGCGCAAGGCCCGCCGGCTGCAGGACCGCCGCCGCGACGCCCAGCAGGAGATGCGCGAGGCCCAGCGCGACGCCTTCGCCCCCATCCTCCGGCGCATGAACGAGGTGATCAAGCAGATCGGAGCCACCCGCGGCTACTCCCTGATCACCGAGAGCCGCTCCGCCCTGTACTATCCCCAGAGCGCGGACATCACCGGGGAGCTCATCGCTGCTTACGACAAGAAGCATCCCTAG
- a CDS encoding ABC transporter permease, with translation MNFEAFLALRFLRARQYAFINLITLLSMAGVALGVCALIVVLSVMSGFQNEFTKKIVGMNSHVTIYKVGGAIGQPAKVLQTINAQPGVTGSTPIVYGQVMLVAPSAASGAIVYGLQSATSIKARELAGHMVEGSIATLGGRTKSGLQPLVVGSALARRLGVGTGSVVSVINPLGEETPVGRAPKTEPFEVIGVFESGLYQFDSSIVFMGLKAAQAFLGMGQGVSGVEVTLKDLYKAPEAGLELGQLLGPLYFARDWISANKNLFAALQLEKVAMFVILILIVFVASFGIVSSLIMMVMVKTRDIGVLKALGATKASLRRVFMYQGLLIGLGGTLVGTLGGLVLCWLLARYHFIELPKAVYPINTLPVQVEPLMVLAVAASAVLISLLATIYPARVAGGLDPVQALRYE, from the coding sequence ATGAATTTCGAGGCCTTCTTAGCCTTACGCTTTCTGCGGGCCCGCCAGTACGCCTTCATTAACCTAATCACCCTGTTGTCCATGGCCGGGGTGGCTCTGGGGGTTTGCGCCCTCATCGTGGTGCTCAGCGTCATGAGCGGGTTCCAGAACGAGTTCACCAAGAAGATCGTGGGCATGAACTCCCACGTGACCATCTACAAGGTCGGCGGGGCCATTGGGCAGCCCGCCAAGGTGCTCCAGACCATCAACGCCCAGCCCGGAGTGACCGGCTCCACGCCCATCGTGTACGGCCAGGTGATGCTGGTGGCCCCCTCGGCGGCCAGCGGGGCCATCGTCTACGGCCTGCAATCAGCCACCTCCATCAAGGCCCGCGAGCTGGCCGGCCACATGGTGGAGGGCTCCATCGCCACCCTAGGCGGCCGGACCAAGAGCGGCCTCCAGCCCCTGGTGGTGGGCTCGGCCCTGGCCCGGCGTTTGGGCGTGGGCACCGGCTCGGTGGTGAGCGTAATCAACCCCCTGGGCGAGGAGACCCCGGTGGGCCGCGCGCCCAAGACCGAGCCCTTCGAGGTCATCGGGGTGTTCGAGTCCGGACTGTACCAGTTCGACTCCTCCATCGTGTTCATGGGCCTCAAGGCGGCCCAGGCCTTTTTGGGCATGGGGCAGGGGGTCAGCGGGGTGGAGGTGACGCTCAAGGACCTCTACAAGGCCCCCGAGGCCGGGCTGGAGCTGGGGCAGCTCCTGGGCCCGCTGTACTTCGCGCGCGACTGGATCAGCGCCAACAAGAACCTCTTCGCCGCCTTGCAGCTCGAGAAGGTGGCCATGTTCGTGATCCTCATCCTGATCGTGTTCGTGGCCTCCTTCGGCATCGTGTCCAGCCTGATCATGATGGTCATGGTCAAGACCCGGGACATCGGGGTGCTCAAGGCCCTGGGAGCCACCAAGGCCAGCCTGCGGCGGGTGTTCATGTACCAGGGCCTTCTTATCGGCCTGGGCGGCACCCTAGTGGGCACGTTGGGCGGCCTGGTGCTCTGTTGGCTACTGGCCCGTTACCATTTCATCGAGCTGCCCAAGGCGGTGTATCCCATCAACACCCTGCCGGTGCAGGTGGAGCCGCTGATGGTTTTGGCCGTGGCCGCCAGCGCGGTGCTCATCAGCTTATTGGCCACCATCTATCCCGCCCGGGTGGCCGGTGGCCTGGACCCGGTGCAGGCGCTGCGTTATGAATAA
- a CDS encoding ABC transporter ATP-binding protein, giving the protein MNKVVQGLHGGGPDLTGEPNYIHIRQLNKTYFGTREKVEVLRDLDLEVARGEAVAVVGASGVGKSTLLHILGTLDRPTSGRVMVGGRDVFAMDEPALAAFRNHEIGFVFQFHHLLPEFSALENVIMPALIARKDRAWAKKRALELLDEVGVADRSTHRVGELSGGEAQRVAVARALVLEPSLLLADEPTGNLDERTGDKVHQLMVRLNQTHGLTTLVATHNERLASALTRRVRMADGKAHCVAQAGPSEE; this is encoded by the coding sequence ATGAATAAGGTTGTCCAGGGGTTGCACGGCGGGGGTCCGGACTTGACAGGCGAGCCAAATTACATTCATATAAGGCAGCTTAACAAGACCTACTTCGGGACCCGCGAGAAGGTCGAGGTGCTCAGGGATCTGGACCTGGAAGTGGCCCGGGGTGAGGCGGTGGCCGTGGTGGGCGCCTCGGGAGTGGGCAAGTCCACCTTGTTACATATCCTGGGCACCCTTGACCGGCCCACCAGTGGGCGGGTTATGGTTGGAGGGCGTGACGTTTTCGCCATGGACGAGCCGGCTCTGGCCGCTTTTCGCAACCATGAGATCGGCTTCGTATTTCAGTTCCATCATCTGCTGCCCGAGTTCAGCGCCCTGGAAAACGTCATAATGCCCGCGCTCATCGCCCGCAAAGACCGGGCCTGGGCCAAGAAAAGGGCGCTGGAATTGTTGGATGAAGTAGGGGTGGCGGACAGGAGCACCCATCGGGTGGGCGAGCTTTCCGGCGGCGAAGCCCAGCGGGTGGCCGTGGCCCGGGCCTTGGTCCTGGAGCCCAGCCTCTTGCTGGCCGACGAGCCCACCGGTAACTTGGACGAGCGCACCGGTGATAAAGTGCACCAGCTCATGGTCAGGCTGAACCAGACCCACGGCCTGACCACCCTGGTGGCCACTCACAACGAAAGGCTGGCCTCGGCGCTTACGCGCCGGGTGCGTATGGCCGATGGCAAGGCCCACTGCGTCGCGCAGGCCGGGCCCAGCGAGGAATAG
- the lpxD gene encoding UDP-3-O-(3-hydroxymyristoyl)glucosamine N-acyltransferase, which yields MELSLGQVAQLVGGELEGPAERTVSGIAGIEQAGPSDLTFLANPKYAPALESCKAGVVLVSREQKAPPEVALIRVDNPYLAYAQLLTEATRKPYVALGVHPQAVVDPNAQVGPDCSVHALAVLGPGVKLGARVVIHPHVYLGAGVQVGDDTVIHPNVTVYEGCQIGSKCIIHSGTVIGADGYGFVFDGQGHFKIPQVGIVRIDDEVEIGAGNTIDRSANGVTWIKRGVKTDDQVHIAHSCVIGENSLLVAQVGISGSAKLGKGVVLGGKVGVAGHLTIGDGVMVGGGSGVAQDVKAGEIVSGYPVMPHKLWLRTRSLVKKLPELFKRVKQLEQRLEKQEQKERRNG from the coding sequence ATGGAACTTAGCCTGGGCCAGGTGGCCCAACTGGTGGGCGGCGAGCTGGAAGGCCCTGCCGAGCGCACCGTTTCGGGCATCGCGGGCATAGAGCAGGCCGGCCCCAGCGACCTGACCTTCCTGGCCAACCCCAAGTACGCTCCGGCCTTGGAGTCTTGCAAGGCCGGGGTGGTCTTGGTTTCGCGCGAGCAGAAGGCGCCGCCCGAGGTGGCCCTCATCCGGGTGGACAACCCCTACCTGGCCTATGCCCAGCTGCTCACCGAGGCCACCCGGAAGCCCTACGTTGCCCTGGGGGTGCATCCCCAGGCGGTGGTGGACCCCAATGCTCAGGTGGGCCCCGACTGCTCGGTGCACGCCCTGGCCGTGCTGGGGCCCGGGGTCAAGCTGGGGGCGCGGGTGGTCATACACCCCCACGTGTATTTGGGCGCGGGGGTGCAGGTAGGCGACGACACGGTGATCCACCCCAACGTGACGGTGTACGAGGGCTGCCAAATCGGCAGCAAGTGCATCATCCACTCCGGCACGGTGATCGGGGCCGATGGCTACGGCTTTGTCTTCGACGGGCAGGGCCACTTCAAGATTCCCCAGGTGGGCATCGTGCGCATCGACGACGAGGTGGAGATCGGGGCGGGCAACACCATCGACCGCTCGGCCAACGGCGTCACCTGGATCAAGCGCGGGGTCAAGACCGACGACCAGGTGCACATCGCCCACAGCTGTGTGATCGGCGAAAACTCCCTGCTGGTGGCCCAGGTGGGCATCAGCGGCTCGGCCAAGCTAGGCAAGGGGGTGGTCTTGGGCGGCAAGGTGGGCGTGGCCGGACACCTGACCATCGGCGACGGGGTCATGGTGGGCGGCGGCTCGGGCGTGGCCCAGGACGTGAAAGCCGGGGAGATCGTATCCGGCTACCCGGTGATGCCCCACAAGCTCTGGCTCCGGACCCGGAGCCTGGTGAAGAAGCTGCCCGAGCTGTTCAAGCGGGTCAAGCAACTGGAACAGCGACTGGAAAAGCAAGAGCAAAAGGAGCGGCGCAATGGCTGA
- the lysS gene encoding lysine--tRNA ligase, translating to MKQRRQKAEQIEELGFKLYPNNFRPRDTIGELIQTYGQVDAARLEGLEYQKFSLAGRIMAIRSFGKAAFLKLTDRTGSLQLHVQRDVLPPEQFKLFKKLDVGDIIGVIGPLFRTRTRELTLKVESLSLVTKSIRALPEKFHGLTDVEQRYRQRYLDLIMNDQVRDIFQTRSTIVATLRNYLTEKGFLEVETPMMQAIPGGATARPFETHHNALNMKLYLRVAPELYLKRLVVGGLDRVFELNRNFRNEGVSVRHNPEFTMLEFYQAYSTYEDLITMTEEMFGKVAMAAKGTLSFDYQGKNIDLTPPWDSIDFRSSLLEMGNVPPDVLFDREKALNMSTEMGGVHDRQDNLGKALAKIFDLTVEPHLWQPTFVTGFPRDISPLSRTNDLDPDIVDRFEFFIAGREMGNGFSELNDPDDQRSRFNDQVAQREAGDDEAQFMDSDYVRALEYGMPPTAGEGVGIDRLIMLMTDQPSIREVILFPLLRPEQG from the coding sequence ATGAAGCAGCGCCGCCAGAAGGCCGAGCAAATCGAGGAGTTGGGCTTCAAGCTCTACCCCAACAATTTCCGCCCCCGCGACACCATCGGCGAGCTCATCCAGACCTACGGTCAGGTGGACGCCGCCCGCCTGGAGGGCCTGGAGTACCAGAAGTTCTCCCTGGCCGGCCGCATCATGGCCATCCGCTCCTTTGGCAAGGCCGCCTTCCTTAAGCTAACCGACCGCACCGGCTCCTTGCAGCTCCACGTGCAGCGCGACGTATTGCCCCCCGAGCAGTTCAAGCTGTTCAAGAAGCTCGACGTGGGCGACATCATCGGGGTGATCGGTCCCCTGTTCCGCACCCGCACCCGGGAGCTAACGCTCAAGGTGGAGAGCCTGAGCCTGGTCACCAAGAGCATCCGGGCCCTGCCCGAGAAGTTCCACGGCCTCACCGACGTGGAGCAGCGCTATCGCCAGCGCTACCTCGACCTGATCATGAACGACCAGGTCCGCGACATCTTCCAGACCCGCTCCACCATCGTGGCCACCCTGCGCAACTATCTCACCGAGAAGGGCTTCCTGGAGGTGGAAACCCCCATGATGCAGGCCATTCCCGGCGGAGCCACGGCGCGGCCCTTCGAGACCCACCACAACGCGCTGAACATGAAGCTCTATCTCCGGGTGGCCCCGGAGCTCTACCTCAAGCGCCTGGTGGTGGGCGGCCTGGACCGGGTCTTCGAGCTCAACCGCAACTTCCGCAACGAGGGGGTGAGCGTACGCCACAACCCCGAGTTCACCATGCTGGAGTTCTATCAGGCCTATTCCACCTACGAAGACCTGATCACCATGACCGAGGAGATGTTCGGCAAGGTGGCCATGGCCGCCAAGGGCACCCTTAGCTTCGATTACCAGGGCAAGAACATCGACCTCACTCCGCCCTGGGACAGCATTGACTTCCGCTCCTCTCTGCTGGAGATGGGCAACGTGCCCCCGGACGTGCTCTTTGACCGCGAGAAGGCCCTGAACATGTCCACCGAAATGGGCGGGGTGCACGACCGCCAGGACAACCTGGGCAAGGCCTTGGCCAAGATTTTCGACCTTACGGTGGAGCCCCATCTGTGGCAGCCCACCTTCGTCACCGGCTTCCCGCGCGATATCAGCCCCTTGAGCCGCACCAACGACCTCGACCCGGACATCGTGGACCGCTTTGAGTTCTTTATCGCGGGCCGCGAGATGGGCAACGGCTTCAGCGAGCTCAACGACCCCGACGACCAGCGCTCCCGGTTCAACGACCAGGTGGCCCAGCGCGAGGCGGGCGACGACGAGGCCCAGTTCATGGACAGCGACTATGTGCGCGCCCTGGAGTACGGCATGCCGCCCACCGCGGGCGAGGGCGTGGGCATAGACCGCCTGATCATGCTCATGACCGACCAGCCCAGCATCCGCGAGGTCATCCTCTTCCCGCTATTGCGGCCAGAGCAGGGGTGA
- the fabZ gene encoding 3-hydroxyacyl-ACP dehydratase FabZ, giving the protein MADGELDLREILKILPHRYPILLVDRVLELQPPDYVKALKNVTFNEEFFQGHFPGQPVMPGVLIIEAMAQAGGILAYTAHPEAQGRLFYFMGMDKIKFRRPVVPGDQLIMELRVVHRSSRAWKMEGKAFVEDKLAVQGEMTAAMVS; this is encoded by the coding sequence ATGGCTGACGGCGAGCTTGATCTCAGGGAAATCCTCAAGATATTGCCCCACCGCTATCCCATTCTCTTGGTGGACCGCGTGTTGGAGCTCCAGCCGCCTGATTACGTCAAGGCCCTGAAGAACGTCACCTTCAACGAGGAGTTCTTCCAGGGGCACTTCCCCGGCCAGCCGGTGATGCCCGGGGTCTTGATCATCGAGGCCATGGCCCAGGCCGGCGGCATCCTGGCCTACACCGCGCATCCCGAGGCCCAGGGCAGGCTGTTCTATTTCATGGGCATGGACAAGATCAAATTCCGCCGGCCGGTGGTGCCCGGCGACCAGCTGATCATGGAACTCAGAGTGGTTCACCGTTCCTCGCGGGCCTGGAAGATGGAGGGCAAGGCCTTTGTGGAAGACAAGCTGGCCGTGCAGGGCGAAATGACCGCGGCCATGGTCTCCTGA
- the bamA gene encoding outer membrane protein assembly factor BamA, whose protein sequence is MRKFVLSLALALLILAPAAAQAAETLKVAVFPFHVFSREPLDEVRTQVQSLIGQRLNALGVEVISPAEVNQALQAAKAPLDLSLARKIAGRLGAEFGITGSITKIGNRVSLDAKVLDVLGMQRPQTVFVEGAGLDSIPALSDRLSRELAVRVTGREKVAKVNIAGNRRIESEAIKANLKTKDGGIFSPLLLDEDLRTIWKMGYFDDVKISTADSTAGKVVTITVKEKPAVREVRFEGNKEIDTKDLQDQIGIKRFAVYKPAAVKEAEQKIVQLYRDKGYYDVKVTSQVINLPKGDLGIKFNIVEGEKVYIKEIRIVGNKAYSEKEIKGVMSTGEKGWLSWIKDDNLLERAKLEQDVQKISDFYYNHGYMSARVGKPVITRGDGGLIVTINVDEGPRFKVASMGVSGQLIIPQKEMMALIKSKPGDWYSRSGLREDLTTLHELYANRGYAYAQIRPQVRQNMKDHTVSVDFQASKGEKVYFDRVIISGNTRTRDKVIRRELGVAEGDLFSASAIRQANARLHRLNFFQDIQITPSKGSEPGTMNLNIKVKEKRTGQISFGAGYSTQDSFMVMGQISESNLWGRGQQVQLRGTLGGKATRYTLSFTEPWLFDRPISFGVDIYDWDREYIQYDKQAVGGRLRFGFPTKWAYTRWYMYYKYEQANISDISQDASLVVRDQEGSHTTSSVRGIIRRDSRDALFNTTRGSDNNASLEWAGGALGGTNAFYKIILNSGWYVPMWWDTVLVLHGQLGYMAEHSGGDLPIYEKFFLGGINTLRGFAYQSVSPKDANGDLIGGERMFVANFEIRFPLYKKAGLTGVVFYDTGNVWADTYDFGSLRKSAGVGLRWMSPMGPLRLEYGYVLDPEPGDDTSNWEFTVGSQF, encoded by the coding sequence ATGAGGAAATTTGTGCTGAGTTTGGCCTTGGCCCTGCTGATTCTGGCTCCGGCCGCGGCCCAGGCGGCCGAGACCTTGAAGGTGGCGGTGTTCCCCTTCCACGTCTTCAGCCGGGAGCCCCTGGACGAGGTTCGCACCCAGGTTCAGAGCCTGATCGGCCAGCGCCTCAACGCATTGGGGGTGGAGGTGATCTCCCCCGCCGAGGTCAACCAGGCCTTGCAGGCGGCCAAGGCTCCCCTGGACCTCAGCCTGGCCCGCAAGATCGCCGGCCGCCTGGGGGCCGAGTTCGGCATCACCGGCTCCATCACCAAGATCGGCAACCGGGTGTCCCTGGACGCCAAGGTGCTCGACGTTTTGGGCATGCAGCGCCCCCAGACCGTGTTCGTGGAGGGCGCGGGCCTGGATTCCATACCCGCCCTGAGCGACCGGCTCTCGCGTGAGCTGGCCGTGCGGGTCACCGGCCGCGAGAAGGTGGCCAAGGTCAACATCGCGGGCAACCGCCGCATCGAGTCCGAGGCCATCAAGGCCAACCTCAAGACCAAGGACGGCGGCATCTTCTCGCCCCTGCTCCTGGACGAGGACCTGAGGACCATCTGGAAGATGGGCTATTTCGACGACGTGAAGATCTCCACCGCCGACAGCACGGCGGGCAAGGTGGTCACCATCACGGTCAAGGAAAAGCCGGCGGTCCGGGAGGTGCGCTTCGAGGGCAACAAGGAGATCGACACCAAGGACCTGCAAGACCAGATCGGCATCAAGCGCTTCGCGGTGTACAAGCCGGCCGCGGTCAAGGAAGCCGAGCAGAAGATCGTCCAGCTCTACCGCGACAAGGGCTACTACGACGTGAAGGTCACCTCCCAGGTGATCAACCTGCCCAAGGGCGACCTGGGCATCAAGTTCAACATCGTCGAGGGCGAGAAGGTCTACATCAAGGAAATTCGCATCGTCGGCAACAAGGCCTATAGCGAGAAGGAAATCAAGGGCGTAATGTCCACCGGCGAGAAGGGCTGGCTCTCCTGGATCAAGGACGACAACCTGCTGGAGCGCGCCAAGCTGGAGCAGGACGTACAGAAGATCAGCGACTTCTACTACAACCACGGCTACATGTCGGCCCGGGTGGGCAAACCGGTCATCACCCGCGGCGACGGCGGCCTGATCGTCACCATCAACGTGGACGAGGGGCCCCGCTTCAAGGTGGCCTCCATGGGAGTCAGCGGCCAGCTCATCATCCCCCAAAAGGAGATGATGGCCCTGATCAAGAGCAAGCCCGGCGACTGGTACAGCCGCTCGGGCCTCAGGGAAGACCTCACCACCCTGCACGAGCTCTACGCCAATCGGGGCTACGCCTACGCCCAGATCCGGCCCCAGGTGCGCCAGAACATGAAGGACCACACCGTTTCGGTGGACTTCCAGGCCAGCAAGGGCGAGAAGGTCTACTTCGACCGGGTGATCATCAGCGGCAACACCCGCACCCGCGACAAGGTGATCCGCCGCGAGTTGGGCGTGGCCGAAGGCGACCTGTTCTCGGCCTCGGCAATCCGCCAGGCCAACGCGCGCCTGCATAGGCTCAACTTCTTCCAGGACATCCAGATCACCCCCAGCAAGGGCTCCGAGCCCGGCACCATGAACCTGAACATCAAGGTCAAGGAGAAGCGCACCGGCCAGATCTCCTTCGGCGCGGGCTACTCCACCCAGGACTCCTTTATGGTCATGGGCCAGATCAGCGAGTCCAACCTGTGGGGCCGCGGCCAGCAGGTGCAGCTCCGGGGCACCCTGGGCGGCAAGGCCACCCGCTACACCCTGAGCTTCACCGAGCCTTGGCTCTTCGACCGGCCCATCAGCTTCGGCGTGGACATCTACGACTGGGACCGCGAGTACATCCAGTACGACAAGCAGGCGGTGGGCGGACGGCTGCGCTTCGGCTTCCCCACCAAGTGGGCCTACACCCGTTGGTACATGTACTACAAGTACGAGCAAGCCAACATCAGCGACATCAGCCAGGACGCCTCGCTGGTGGTACGGGACCAGGAGGGCAGCCACACCACCAGCAGTGTGCGGGGCATCATCCGGCGCGACAGCCGCGACGCCCTGTTCAACACCACACGGGGTTCGGACAACAACGCCAGCCTGGAATGGGCGGGCGGCGCCCTGGGCGGCACCAACGCCTTCTACAAGATCATCCTCAACTCCGGTTGGTACGTGCCCATGTGGTGGGACACGGTGCTGGTGCTGCACGGGCAGTTGGGCTACATGGCCGAGCACTCGGGCGGCGACCTGCCCATCTACGAGAAGTTCTTCCTGGGCGGCATCAACACCCTGCGCGGCTTCGCCTACCAGTCGGTCAGCCCCAAGGACGCCAACGGCGACCTCATCGGCGGCGAGCGCATGTTCGTTGCTAACTTCGAAATCCGCTTCCCGCTCTACAAGAAGGCCGGCCTGACCGGCGTGGTATTCTATGACACAGGTAACGTCTGGGCCGACACCTACGACTTCGGCAGCCTGCGCAAGAGCGCGGGCGTGGGCCTGCGCTGGATGTCCCCCATGGGCCCGCTGCGCCTTGAGTATGGTTACGTCCTCGACCCCGAGCCGGGCGACGACACCTCCAACTGGGAGTTCACGGTAGGAAGCCAGTTCTAA
- the lpxI gene encoding UDP-2,3-diacylglucosamine diphosphatase LpxI (LpxI, functionally equivalent to LpxH, replaces it in LPS biosynthesis in a minority of bacteria.), which produces MAGRTIGLIAGKSQFPILFARAARAQGHKVVAVAFKGETLPELEAEVDQLTWVQLGQLGKLMSGLTDYGVTQAVMAGGVTKPRMFDLRPDLKALGLIKKIRHMADDGILRTFAAYLSEHGIEILPSHVLVPELLANEGLYTKRGPTEEESEDIVVGWHAAGELGRLDIGQCVVVRGKAVVAVEAMEGTDACIRRGGELAHGKGAVVVKRCKPNQDTRFDLPSVGADTISVMAEAGASCLVVESWRTLFFDPQEAVKRAEAAGICILGREAGEEGA; this is translated from the coding sequence ATGGCGGGTCGCACCATTGGATTAATCGCCGGCAAGAGCCAATTCCCCATCCTGTTTGCCCGGGCCGCCCGGGCCCAGGGCCACAAGGTGGTGGCCGTGGCCTTCAAGGGCGAAACCCTGCCCGAGCTGGAGGCCGAGGTGGACCAGCTCACCTGGGTGCAGCTGGGCCAGCTGGGCAAGCTCATGTCCGGGCTCACGGATTACGGCGTCACCCAGGCGGTGATGGCCGGCGGGGTCACCAAGCCGCGCATGTTCGACCTTCGGCCGGACCTCAAAGCCCTGGGGCTGATCAAGAAGATCCGCCACATGGCCGACGACGGCATCTTGCGCACCTTCGCCGCCTACCTGAGCGAGCACGGCATCGAGATTCTTCCCAGCCACGTGCTGGTGCCCGAGCTGTTGGCCAACGAGGGGCTCTATACCAAGCGCGGCCCCACCGAAGAAGAGAGCGAGGACATCGTGGTGGGCTGGCACGCGGCCGGCGAGCTGGGCCGCCTGGACATCGGCCAGTGCGTGGTGGTGCGGGGCAAGGCGGTAGTGGCGGTGGAGGCCATGGAAGGCACCGACGCCTGCATCCGCCGGGGGGGCGAACTGGCCCACGGCAAGGGCGCGGTGGTGGTCAAGCGTTGCAAGCCCAACCAGGACACCCGCTTCGATCTGCCCTCGGTGGGCGCGGACACGATTTCTGTAATGGCCGAGGCCGGGGCTTCCTGCCTGGTGGTGGAGTCCTGGCGCACCTTGTTTTTCGATCCCCAGGAGGCGGTCAAGCGGGCCGAGGCGGCCGGCATCTGCATCCTGGGCCGCGAGGCCGGGGAGGAAGGGGCATGA
- the lpxA gene encoding acyl-ACP--UDP-N-acetylglucosamine O-acyltransferase codes for MDIHPTAMVHESAQLGEGVVVGPYAVIGPEVVIGPRTRVDQHASIERLTTIGADCRIWPYASVGTDPQDLKFGGERTTLEIGDRVMIREFVTVNRGTGEGGGVTRLGDDCLLMAYAHVAHDCQLGQRVIMANAATLGGHVHIEDFVNIGGLVAIHQFTRIGTRAFIGGMSGVAQDQPPYCLCEGNRCKPHGLNVIGLKRSGFSAETIEGLKTAYRLIFRTHTPIKQAMEQVRAEVSGVPEVERLLEFIATSERGVAR; via the coding sequence ATGGACATTCATCCCACCGCGATGGTGCACGAGAGCGCGCAGCTGGGCGAAGGCGTCGTGGTCGGCCCCTACGCGGTCATCGGCCCGGAGGTGGTCATCGGCCCCCGCACCCGGGTGGACCAGCACGCCTCCATCGAACGGCTCACCACCATCGGGGCGGACTGCCGCATCTGGCCCTATGCCTCTGTGGGCACCGACCCCCAGGACCTGAAATTCGGGGGCGAGCGCACCACCCTGGAGATCGGCGACCGGGTGATGATCCGCGAGTTCGTCACCGTGAACCGGGGCACCGGCGAGGGCGGCGGCGTAACCCGCCTGGGCGACGATTGCCTGCTCATGGCCTATGCCCACGTGGCCCACGACTGTCAGCTGGGCCAGCGGGTGATCATGGCCAACGCGGCCACCCTGGGCGGCCACGTGCACATCGAGGATTTCGTGAACATCGGGGGCCTGGTGGCCATTCACCAGTTCACCCGCATCGGCACCCGCGCCTTCATCGGGGGCATGAGCGGGGTGGCCCAGGACCAGCCGCCTTACTGTCTCTGCGAGGGCAACCGCTGCAAGCCCCACGGGCTCAACGTCATCGGCCTCAAGCGCTCCGGCTTCAGCGCCGAGACCATCGAGGGGCTCAAGACCGCCTACCGTCTGATCTTCCGCACCCACACGCCCATCAAGCAGGCCATGGAGCAGGTGCGCGCCGAGGTCTCCGGGGTGCCCGAGGTGGAGCGCCTGTTGGAGTTCATCGCCACCAGCGAGCGGGGAGTCGCCCGCTAG